A region of the Gopherus flavomarginatus isolate rGopFla2 chromosome 3, rGopFla2.mat.asm, whole genome shotgun sequence genome:
CTTTGATGCAAGACTCTCCCAAGAACAAGCACCTGCTGTACCTGTCTTTCAGTGGAACTAGCTGACTACTAGCCTGAAAGTTTCGAGCCAACCATTCTAAGGGTCCATAAAAAAAAGCTATGTATGGGAAAGTGGTTGTACAGAAGGGTCTGCAAGCAACTTCTATTTGACAAATGCTAGAACAGACTAGGTAATACAGAATAAAGAGGCATTTCAGAGTGCTTGAAGAAGCATTAGAGACATTGAGCCATGAAGCTTAGTGAGTCAGCCATAAGCTAGGTTCTATCTTGCCCCCATGTACTGCGGCTCCCCTACCCTTTATGCCCTTGTATGGGAGCATGAGGCAGCAGAGGACACATGCATAGCCCTGACAGATGCTATTAAAAAAACTCTAGTTTTGCATGCATGAGGCACATGTGTATCTGGAGTGGGATCTGACCTAACACATAACAGAAGAAGAAGAACTGTTACAGGTTATTCCCATCCTCCCTCATGTTCGTATTCCTCATAAGTCCACCCAAAGGCATTAAATAAAAGGCTTGACCTTTTGAATCCATTTACAAGACCTTGAAGATTTCATTCTCTTGCAATATTTTAGTTACAAGAGTTTATGCAGACACTTTTTCATACTGTAAATCCCTCATAAGTGGTAAAAATGTGAACTGGTAAATGGGTCTGGCCAAGGAGCATAAAGTAGTAAAAAAAATACAAGGCCAATTATATATCAAGAGAGAAGATTAGATCGCTAGTTAAATGCACTGAAAATTGGACCTCCAGAGATTTgatttctatttccagctctgctaagACTTATGTTATTTTGGCCCTGCTGCTTAACTACTTCTtcgggtaacattttcaaaaccacttAAGTCCCACTAACTTTTAATGGGACTTaagtggttttgaaaatgttacccgaAGCGACTCAATTCCTCAACTGCACGATTATGGATGGCCTGTGAACCTCAACTCTGTCTTTAAATTTAATACGAGGCAATGTTGTTTTGGTAGTTAATATCTTTATAAAAAAATACAGCAACAAGTTGAAGGactattttaaaaagattttaggATCTCAACACTTTAGTAATCATTTTAGAATTCTTCCTCCTTTGGGTACTACACCTATGTTTTTATCTAGCTATGGATATTTCTTCTATTTATAATTCTTGCAGATCAGTATGATCATTAAAACTGCAATGAGGATAATATCTGCAGTTGGTCTTTCTTACAAGAGTAAATTAAAAAGCGAATACTATGTGTCATTCTCAAATACAGAAATTACATTTTATGCATTTTGTAACATTTAAGATTTACTCACAGCATAAGATGCTTATGCATAGTGGATTTGCTGGAGATTTGTCATGCTACACTAACCACTAGTTTGCTGCTGTACACAGGCAAACTAAAGAGTGAAAAAGAAACGTGCAAGGTACAAGATACTCATCAATTTCAGTCTACAGTTGGCTACACTGATTGACAGTGAAACTAGTTAGAAGCTATGGAAAGAAGGAGAAGTCTTCTAAAAGTTATATagcaggagtggccaaacttactgaccctctgagccacatacaacaatcttcatAAGTTAGAGAGCTGGGGcacacctgccagggcttggggcttcagccctgcgggaggtgcctgctggggctcggggcttcagcctcaCTCCTGTTAAAGCCCCAACAGGCATCCCTAccccaccaccccactgcaaggcagaggtcctgaactccccacccccaccccccacattctggtaggtggagaatggggggctCCACGAGCTGCAGTTCAATGGAAAAGAGACGCACATGGCTCACAAACCACGGTTTGGTCACCCTTGTTATACAGGCTACTACAGAGGACttccaaaatttatttttatattagttTAAATAggctttcaaaaacaaaatgcttACTTCACCGAGCTGCATTTCCACAAGCCaatcttcaaaatattttgttttggaacgCGGATGTTAATCTATGTTTCTGCCTAAGACTAAGAGTCCCATGCTGTGTGGAGGGCTTTAGCTTATAGTACACTTTGGACTGAATACAGAATGGAGACACAAACATAGCAGGAatgtcagtttttcagaaatctaAAACCTCCTAGTACAATACACAACTGTAACAGCTAAGTCTCCCTCTCTATATTACCCGgcacatcttttaaaataaattattctacAGCAGGAAATTACAAATAGTATTCAATAATCTTTCTCTATAAAAAAACTGTATGCAGAAAATTATAATTCAATGTGGTTTTAAATGATCGATTTTGACTGAAGCACAAATACGTTACATATTAGTGGAATGAAAAATGGGCtggttaatattttaaaattaaaaaaccctATATGCAATGATGCATTGCTGGGTTTCGGTACAGCAGCAGATATTAATATTGCACACCAAtttgaggaggagaaagatggCAACTCATGAAAAGGTCACCAATAATTTAGAGAGCAAATTTTTGTTTTGCCATTTTATATATTAATTCCCTGGATACTTTGCCTTTTTTAAACCACTACTACCTCCTAATAGTTGCTAAAGTTATTCAGATTAGTACATTATTTTTTACAAACTTAAGATGCTACAATACTGAATATATTAAAAATCTTACCTGTCTTCATCTTTGTTGGAACCAGGTAAATGCCTGCTGCAATCTTCAAATTCATCCCAGAAAGCACTATCATCTACTACAGATGTTCTTTCTTGGGTGGTTACATTACTTTTTAgatcattttctgttttcttttgagTACCTTCATAGTCTCTTGGGTCAAAGAACATACTGGaattcattttttctttgctaTTTCTCAAGGCATGTTCTGCACTGCCTTGCTGGGCTTCGAAAATTTCACTCCTTCTTCTAGTACTGCTTTTCGCCTCATCATCACTAGTGAGCTTTTTTCCATCCAACGGGTTTGTAGCATTTTGTTTTCTAACTTTAGGTCTCACTACCAGTTCAGGTGAATTTCCTTGGTCAGTCTTGCCATCACTGGTATTCAGTTCATTACAAATCCCTACAGGAGTCCTGATGGCAACATCAGCTATAATTTTTCTCTGTTGTGTTTCGCAACTGGCACTACCACTTAAGTTATTTTTTCCTATAACTTCATCTTCAGCaagtgattttttaaatgtcCTATTATTTCGATGGCCAAGAGCTGAGTCTATgctataatatctcattgaagaCACTGGTCCTTGTTCTTCAGAAACTTCTCTGGAAGCATTATGATTAAAAGTAGACAATCGTGACTGTATGCCACTGAAGGACTCTACCTCTTTCTCCAACTCAGAAAGCATGTGATCCAGTGTTTCCTGAAATAAGCCTGCTTCCTCTTTTGCTAAGGAAAAATCAACTTGTCCACCATCATCCTCTCCATCACTGCTATCTGGCTCATAGGAGTCGATGTTTACAAAAGCAATTCCATTCTGACCAGTCAGATCACTACACTCGCCAGAAGTATACTCTGCACAGTCCTCAGGAATTTTATCAGGATTCATACTGCTCCTTGAGGTTTGATTGCCTTCCTGATTGTAGCATACTGGAGAAAATGGTGATGTGTTTGTTTTAACAATTTGCCGCAACACAGTTCTACAAACAGGAACTTCAGATCCACCACTCTGTAATGAAGGTTCTTCTGATAAAGCAGAACAAACTTGAACCAATGGACTGGGACCTTCATAGAAAATTGCAAGAAAGAACAATACATTGGAGTGATCAAACTGGATGTAAAGTTCCTCATTAACAATGCCTGCTCATGAAAAAGCTGGCAGTTGATTGGAACAACAATGCAATTGAATGATCAGGTACGTTTATCACAGGTGTGCTTATCTGCAGCTAATATAGCTTTGGTTCCATTTATCAAACTATGCCTAAACGAACAAACCTATATGATACAATTTCAGCTTCTCTCATGACAGCAGAAATACTTAAGAGTCctataaacaaaaacacatttgcaGGCAAACTCTTTTAAATTGCTTTCAGACAATGGGAAGTTTGAGATGAGAATTACAGGAATTTGGTGTgtttcaaaagttaggaaactgGAAAATTTGCTGCTAATAATAATACTGCTAACAATTAGACTATTCATATATTAATGGGCAAAAATGCACATTCTGCTAGGATCTGAAGAAGCCATTTATGGGATTTTTATATAGGCATATTTTGTACCTGCAAGCAAGAATGccattcttgatttaaaagaagaaattaaCAAGTAAATGTAAAAGCTCCAATTGGCAACAATGATTTCATTGTAATTAGGTTTAATAGAAAATTGGGAGTAGACTCCTCTGATGGTATGACAATGAACATCAAGAATGGCAGACTTTGAAAATGGAGGGGGAAAAGCTAGAAAAAGGTTGAATAAGTAAAAGGAAGTATAGCATCTGATCATCTTTGAAGTGAACAGTGACTCAAATCTTCAAAAGTTTTTTGCATTTTTGCATACCTCTGACTGGTGCACATGCAAAATCAGGGTTGGAACATTTATATTCAAGTTTGCATGGAAACCTCAAGTTGCATTCACAACTCAGTGCATGCACTTAAGAAATTTAAACTACTGTTAGAAGCACAGAAAGCTTGTATACATCTGAGAAAAGAGTTTTGAATAAAGAAGAATGAAATATGCATGGTTAACTACATGTACCCaagtataaaaaaaaatatagggAATATGGCATAAACAGATAAGGTGTAAattagaagaaaaaagaaaagatctCTCTAATTAAAAATGTTACACATTATTCAaattcataagcaaactagggaaatgtggtctagattaaattacaataaggtaggtgcacaactgattgaaagactgtactcaaggAGTACTTATCAATGATTTGCtgactgggagggcatatctagtggagtcccacagaGGTCAGTCCTGCGTtcaatactattcaatattttcattaatgacttggtaATGAAACAGAGAGTATGCAgaaaaagtctgcagatgacaccaagctgggaggggttgcaagcactttggacaacaggtttaaaattcaaaatgaccgtgGCAAGTTGAATTGgtttgaattcaacaagatgaaattcaataaagacaagtgcaaagtacttcactggaggaaggaaaaaaatgaaatgcacgactacaaaatggggaataattgtcTAGATGgtagtactactgaaaaggatctCAGGGTTATTATGGGCCACAAACTGAATACGAATCGTCAGTGTGATGCAAAAAAGGCTTACGtgattctggggtatattaattGGAGTGTGGTTTGTAAGACACAGGAGttaactgtcctgctctacttggcactgatgaGACCCCAGTTCTAGACACCACAATTTAGGAAAGATAGggacaaactggaaagaatccagaggacagcaacaaaaattataaaaaggtttagaaaaacctcacctgtgaggaaaggttgaaaaaaagtgggcatgtttagtcttgagaaaagaatacCAAGGGgcgacctgataacagtcttctaatatgttaagggctgttataaagaggacggtgatcaattgttctccatgtccactgaaagtaggacaggaagtaatgggcttaatctgcagcaagggagatttaggttagacattaggaaaaactttctaaccataGGGGCAGTTAAGCTCTGCAATAGGCTTCCATGGGAGGTCATGAAGTCCCCATCAtttgaagcttttaaaaaaagttggacaaacacctgtcagggatgctctaggtTTACGTGGTCCTTCCACAGCACAagtggctggacttgatgacttctcaagttctcttccagccctacacttctatgattagaATCCAGATGGCTGCTTGAGACACTTGTATCatataaaaagcaacaatgagtcccgtggcaccttaaagactaacagaagtattggagcataagcttgcatctgacgaagtgggtattcacccacgaaagcttatgctccaatacatctgttagtctataaggtgccacaggactcattgttactttttacagatccagtctaacacagctacccctctgatacttgtatcaTATAGACTCAGATTTCTGCAGAACCTTGAATTATAGGTGGCACAGATAGCGCCATCTCTATTTATGGTAGCCCAACATTTGTATTTATCTCTTCAGTCTTATCTGAAAAAGAAGATACGGCACGTCAGAATGGGTGAGCTGACAGCATTTTCATTTCTGGAACACAAGGATGCGGGTTATGGTTTCCCACAGTAGAATTTGGGCTTACATGGCATGCTGTCACTGCAAAACTAAAAGGATATTGCTCTGTTAGAGGTGCTGCCTTTGATGAAACATTAAACTGAAGTCCCTTCTATCTATCTCTTGTGGTTGTTTAAGTAGATATTGAAGACGGAATATAATTTAGCAGGGGATAACTCCTGTGTTTTGGTCAGTATTCTCAGTATAAAATGAGAATCAGCTTGGAAACATGCAAACTCATACATCTGGGAATAAAATAATCCAAAACACAAATATTCAATGACAGGGAAAAATATGAAAAGTAGAAATGCCAAGTAGCGACTTAAGAGTTATAGAGCACAGCACATTACTTTTAAACATGAGTTTACAAGGAAATATtgcagcaaaaaaaattaatgaaagttTGAGCTATATCTGTAGAGGAGTCACATCACGGAACAGGGAAGTAATATTCCTTTTAACCATATACCTCCTCTGAACACCTGAAACAATATGTTCAATGTGGGCACTTCATTATCTAAAAAGATAGTGACAAACTAGAATGAGTTCAgacaaaaaaaaaggaacaaaaatagTCATGTGGTTAGCACTGAGTTACCAGAAAACTAAGATGCAAATAAGGTAAATATCTGCATACAACTCACTCTGAACATTTGAAAGATGTAAACACAAAAGGGGAACAGGAATTTCTTAGTATAATAAAAAAAGCTTTCAAAACAATAGAATGAAATTATGTGAAGAGTTTCCAAAAAAGTGAGATTTTCTGGTTGTGGAATAGTCTCGTAAGTGTAAGGGTGGTAAATATTACTTGGCACATTTAAGACTAGACTGCAAAAACATTTACTAACATACAATAGACTCAAAAGAAGAGGGACTGTACATGATTTAATAAGTCATTTTGAATTTCTAGATTCAATTATTCTAACTGAATGCTACTTTAACCTCATGAACTATTGATGAAGTTTAAAATTAGCAAACCAAAGAAAACTGAATATCCATGAAAAGGGGAAAATAATGTCCATTTGctatttcaatatttatttttctctcatatttttcttgtaaatatttatatatagtcAAATTAATTTCTGGTGTAGCTCTGCTAAGTCAATGGACTTACATGATGGAAGAATCTGGCTcatgaaatgtaaagtattttgttttctagCTCTATTTGTAGCAGCAAACAAACATGATGCATTTTCCTCTTACATGGGAATTATTCAAGAATCTGGTGCTGGGGTAAGATTTCTATAACAACAGAAGATTTCTATAATATATTCATGGTTACAATTATGTTTTATGagattttattaaatttaaatcTTTCAGTGTTGCTCTAATTTATTTTATGAAgtaaatttaaacattttaagataAATACTAATTTTCATTAGACTTCACATTGGGTTTTTGATGAAGAACAAATGAACTATAGTTTGTTCATATGACTTTATCCATTCTATACatttccatttcccttccctcccaaagAAAATGTGTCTCAGTTTAAAATTACAGAGCACGCACATAAAGACTTCTCTTTTTGAACATCGTCTAATTCTAATCCTTCACATTCTCCATTTTGTTGGCTTGAATTTCTGTCTTGATTCATCAAAGATGGTCTAAAACTGACATACGCGTGTCTTCTTCCATATCGTCTCCCTGTAATGGTCTGATATCCTCCAGCTGGTTTGGGCCAGGCAGGTTTTCCAGCTTCTTGACCCATTACTGCAAAAGATAAAACAGGAAAAATTGAACAAATTATATAAGAGGgacgggaaaaaaaaaatccattctccctcttccccttacAGTTTGATTTGTTTGAGTAGGGAATCATTCTGCACTATAAATTTCCCATTTTTCCTCTTTAAAGTGTTGAAGTGTGCTGGcgagaacatttaaaaaaaagatctaTATATAATCAAGTAACACTACTAGCTTAAATTTTAGTTCTTTTGATGCTAATAGCATATAAAAGTATACTCGAATCAGacttttctccttattttaaataatatttagtgATTAGAGCCTGTCAGGATAAAAAGACAGACTCTGCAGTAAATAAAGGCTTAAAAGCAAACACTGGGCCAAACTCATCCCTAATGTAACTCAACTGAAATCAGGAATTAGTTTGACACAGTAAATTTTGCTCTATTCCTGATCTGTATCATTCCTCATCCCTTTCATATCTCCGAGTGACATGAATACCTCAATCTGGAACACTCAGCACTGTAAAATTAGGGTTTAGTTATTTGATAAACCATCCAAAGCACAACTATGAACTACTTATTTTTCTGAATAATCTATGCAAATGCTTCGCTGAAAGAACAGTCCATTTTTATTAAATGTggactacaaaaaaaaaagtgttcagaaGTTACAGTAGTCCACCAAGCAAAAGAAAAGTGTACTGACACTTAATATAAACTTAGCATTTTGTCAGAAAGGCATAATATATGCTACAAAAACATGATTAAGAAAGGAGTTAAGAACAACTGTAGCTCACATCCAGTATTTCTTAAGTGCTGATTTAAGAATTGCTGCCTCAAAGAAAACGTTTTACTTGTATGAGCCAGGTAAGGCAACAACTGTAAAAGGGCAGAACTAAACATTGCACAATCCACCAGTGTGAGGTCAACAGATTATATCTAAAATTCAAATCTTCACTACAAACACCTTCTGGTTTATGTGATTAGGCTTTTTCCTTATATATGCACAAATTTACAAATAAAGAACACAGAACACTTGATTGCTCTTCCTTAAATGACATGCATTGGTGCTAATGGGTCTGACATTTGATATATCACAAACTTAAGTACTGTTGAAAATAAACCCAACAGAAACAACACAAAAGTCAGCTGGCTCCAGTTAGTCTCTCTCCAGTGGGGAAAAATATTGGTAGTCAGACCACATCTTCTAGAATAAACATTCCAGGTCACAAGGGGTAGTGATGGATTCTTTACCTTAGGTAACTTCATTAAGCGTAGCCATGCAAAGTAATAACCCATGTGGGATCCTATTACGGTAAAAAGATCCAGGCTAAACAGATCCTCCTGACTTTACCAAGAAAATACAGCCAAAAGTATATGAaaacttaaaaaggaaaaaaatactgaTACACTAGCTACTACAAAAGTTTCTGGTGAAATGATAATTCCAGTTGCAGTCTGCCTGATATAAAGTGCTCATGTTGCATAATTTCCCCAATTAAAAGTCCAATACTTCAGAGGTTCAGCAGCTTTCTTTGGCGTTACATAGAAGTAATTTTTCCAGTCAATAAGCCATCTTTAACTTTGCTGGATATTCAATTAACACGTTAGCTTTTGTAACCTTAAAAGCCATTGAAATGCAGATGGGGCAAGAACAAGAGGGAGTTTAGTTTCTCCGAGAGCCCACATTCACAGACAGCAAATATGTTTGGAGTTCAAATGGAAGTTCTATCTTTCCCAGCTCTTACAAGTATTCTTTCTTTAAGAACCATGCTCAGTTCAGTGGAGACAAACAGGATAAAGTTGTTTGTTTAGACATATACCACCACTGACCAGGGGGTTTCCTCATGTACTCTCAAGCACTTTTTCCACTACCAAAGTTAGTACCAAAATACATTAACTGTCAGGAATGGTGCAGCTGCACAGGTGGTAACAGCATAAATATTAAGAGTAGATGGGGTGCTGGTGTTTTTATCTCTCTCATAAAAACCTACACCTCTGCTGAAGCATGTATTAATTATGCCAACAGACACACCAAAGGAGGCAATTTTTTGTTCCAAGCAGGATGAAGCCAGAGCCTGCCCTTAGAAAAAGAcgtagagaggaaaaaaaaggattttttttttcctggagcttCTCTCAACTAAGCTATCACCCTTTAAAAACTTCGACTGAAGAAATGGATGGAGAAGGACTTCTTATTTCAAACTAAGGGCTACAGCTTCCAGCAGAAGTCATTTGGGCTGCAGGTATGTCAATATTCTCAAAGAAAAGTGTAAAGGCCTGTAACTGTCGTGATTTTAAAGTGTAATCTGGATACTAGAAGTTTTTCTGTGGAAAACAATGGTTATATTGTTTTCAGTATTAAAAGGTGAATCTGGAGAATTTCTGGCTGGTGAACACAAAGAAAGATACGTGCAAGATAAACATTAATGGAATAATTTTATGTAAGTCTTAGGAACACAGTTACAAAGCATCTATAAAGCAACTTAAAGGAGAATCAGGTCACGCctcaattacagactggtaaataTAAGATATTATTCATGCTGAAGGGTTAAAAATCAATGTGCACtttatatggattgtgccagctgtTTTtgagacccaaagtccagagttagGTCAAGcaaccagaggcctagcaaatagtgattagctaagagaaagctggggtaaacaagaTAACATGTCTTTACTAAGATATGCTTGGTCAATAGAAATGCCAGATGTTGAAGCGGTAACTGAATAATTATGTTTCATCTAATGTTTCagattgaacaaaggatccctgttcctacTGTGTCAGTCTCTCCTGTAGggaacgttcttcccacagatccaagcTTGAGTTCATGAAAATTGGCacgtcaatataagatatggcatccttccacctctctTCTCAGGGACCaaatgcctgccttaagacataaaggggacaatctttattgtcacatactttcactgtttctttgctttaacccctaggaatgtacctgttggacaatcagagGAGTTgttccattcctatggaccccaaatcaagattcaatatatatattttatactaataacattttatcaaagtattaattaaatgttaacttgctaacttaagaccatgggcggagacattatgcaaccttttaaccattggctaatgtgctatcttgttctgctgcaaaacctatcccggggtgtggaactgctcaccccgtcactttcccccgcccatggaaaatctatatattctattgtaatcaactgattgacagtgtctctgaggtTAATAAGCCAGGTGACACTCCgtcagcactgtgtgtaataaactcctatgcttggccTCTACACgttgtggatttatgtccttcaatgTCAAGTTGGAAAACACAAATTTGGAAGATACTGGGAGATTCTCTCTCAATTTAAGGACTTCTCTCGTGCTTGAACTTCATCACTAAGAAAAAGCACTATGAGTTTGGATCTTGTTACTTATGCTTTTTTCTGAGAAGTTATTTAAAGCAAATAGCAGCTTaaataaactatttaaataaagaatcattttattatttatgctTCATTACTGAAGATATGGAGAGCCATTACGGGTGACCTATTCTCATTTTGGAGCAGTATTTTAACTTACATATACTTTAATCTATACATTAAATGCACATCAAGTTTCATGAGGTTTACAGGAATTCCTGAAGGCTGAGAGAAAAGACTTTCACAATcacattttcccccttttatttTTCAGAGTTGGAGTC
Encoded here:
- the PJA2 gene encoding E3 ubiquitin-protein ligase Praja-2 isoform X7, encoding MSRLGENTVKSHREQVMGQEAGKPAWPKPAGGYQTITGRRYGRRHAYVSFRPSLMNQDRNSSQQNGECEGLELDDVQKEKSLCPSPLVQVCSALSEEPSLQSGGSEVPVCRTVLRQIVKTNTSPFSPVCYNQEGNQTSRSSMNPDKIPEDCAEYTSGECSDLTGQNGIAFVNIDSYEPDSSDGEDDGGQVDFSLAKEEAGLFQETLDHMLSELEKEVESFSGIQSRLSTFNHNASREVSEEQGPVSSMRYYSIDSALGHRNNRTFKKSLAEDEVIGKNNLSGSASCETQQRKIIADVAIRTPVGICNELNTSDGKTDQGNSPELVVRPKVRKQNATNPLDGKKLTSDDEAKSSTRRRSEIFEAQQGSAEHALRNSKEKMNSSMFFDPRDYEGTQKKTENDLKSNVTTQERTSVVDDSAFWDEFEDCSRHLPGSNKDEDSSECSDGEWSACLPSYFAATEKDQSSSDESWETLPGREEREPEVQSNSSGLEEENADFCFQGGEQTSLEEGEIPWLQYHEEIESSSDEENDPVSHFVHPGFFMLDGNNNLEDDSSMSEDLDMEWRLLDEFGDGLGVAQAISYVDPQFLTYMALEERLAQAMETALAHLESLAVDVEQAHPPASKESIDCLPQIITTENHNAVGQEQCCAICCSEYVKDEIITELPCHHFFHKPCVTLWLQKSGTCPVCRHVLAPVLPEATAAATSFLSDHDSPLSVHSAAGTQ
- the PJA2 gene encoding E3 ubiquitin-protein ligase Praja-2 isoform X4, encoding MSRLGENTVKSHREQVMGQEAGKPAWPKPAGGYQTITGRRYGRRHAYVSFRPSLMNQDRNSSQQNGECEGLELDDVQKEKSLCPSPLVQVCSALSEEPSLQSGGSEVPVCRTVLRQIVKTNTSPFSPVCYNQEGNQTSRSSMNPDKIPEDCAEYTSGECSDLTGQNGIAFVNIDSYEPDSSDGEDDGGQVDFSLAKEEAGLFQETLDHMLSELEKEVESFSGIQSRLSTFNHNASREVSEEQGPVSSMRYYSIDSALGHRNNRTFKKSLAEDEVIGKNNLSGSASCETQQRKIIADVAIRTPVGICNELNTSDGKTDQGNSPELVVRPKVRKQNATNPLDGKKLTSDDEAKSSTRRRSEIFEAQQGSAEHALRNSKEKMNSSMFFDPRDYEGTQKKTENDLKSNVTTQERTSVVDDSAFWDEFEDCSRHLPGSNKDEDSSECSDGEWSACLPSYFAATEKDQSSSDESWETLPGREEREPEVQSNSSGLEEENADFCFQGGEQTSLEEGEIPWLQYHEEIESSSDEENDPVSHFVHPGFFMLDGNNNLEDDSSMSEDLDMEWRLLDEFGDGLGVAQAISYVDPQFLTYMALEERLAQAMEVTSMFMEMTYHCLQDFLSLKCKIYLTYHPLHIIGIVKYFTNN